Proteins encoded together in one Lathyrus oleraceus cultivar Zhongwan6 chromosome 5, CAAS_Psat_ZW6_1.0, whole genome shotgun sequence window:
- the LOC127084883 gene encoding pentatricopeptide repeat-containing protein At3g62890, whose translation MLCPASSSTYCVTLLRRGRSLLRRVFLLPPCAFVMFEHVRRLTTLTPTINLSILETNLQRCQWVNQFKQILSQMILTGFITDTYAASRLINFSTHSNFIPFNFSLKIFNHLHNPNTFIWNTIMRSHLELHNSPHQAINFYKLFLFQNTPPDHYTYPILLRSCASRVSEAEGKQIHDHVVKFGLDFDVYVRNTLINLYAVCGNMVSARQVFEESLVLDLVSWNTLLAGYVNVGDVGEAEFVYDRMPERNTIASNSMIVLFGRKGCVVKARRLFDRIGGKDMVSWSAMISCYEQNGMCEEALVLFANMNACGVMVDEVVVVSAISACTSLSVVWMGRSVHSLAAKVGIQDYVSFQNALIHLYSSCGEILDAQKLFSGGVLLDLVSWNSMISGYLMCGLIEDAKTLFDSMVEKDVVSWSAMISGYAQHGCFTEAVALFQEMQLLGIRPDETALVSVISACTHMAALDLGKWIHAYISKNKFQVNVILGTTLMDMYMKCGCVENALEVFYAMEEKGVSTWNALILGLAMNGLVEKSLNMFEDMKKTKTLPNEITFMGVLGACRHMGLVDEGRRYFSSMTQEHKIEPNVKHYGCVVDLLGRAGLLKEAEELIESMPMTPDVATWGALLGACRKHLNNEMGERLGRKLIQLQPDHDGFHVLLSNIYASKGNWGDVLEIRGNMAHHGVVKIPGCSVIEANGIVHEFLAGDKTHPQINDIEHMLDVVAAKLKIEGYAPITSEVSLDIDEEEKETALFSHSEKLAVAFGLITIPPPAPIRIIKNLRICNDCHTVVKLISKAFEREIVVRDRHRFHHFKHGSCSCLDFW comes from the coding sequence ATGTTGTGTCCTGCGTCATCTTCTACCTACTGTGTCACTCTGCTCCGCCGTGGCCGTTCATTGCTCCGGCGCGTCTTCCTTCTGCCTCCGTGTGCGTTTGTGATGTTTGAACATGTGAGAAGACTAACAACGTTAACACCAACGATAAACCTCTCAATTTTAGAGACAAACTTACAAAGATGTCAATGGGTGAACCAATTCAAGCAGATTCTGTCACAAATGATTCTCACTGGCTTCATCACAGACACCTATGCGGCAAGCAGGCTCATCAACTTTTCTACTCACTCCAATTTCATTCCTTTCAATTTCTCCCTCAAAATATTCAACCACCTTCACAACCCCAACACCTTTATTTGGAACACTATCATGCGTTCTCATTTAGAGCTTCACAATTCACCTCATCAAGCTATTAATTTTTACAAGCTCTTTCTCTTTCAAAACACTCCGCCTGATCATTACACATACCCGATTCTCCTCCGGTCGTGTGCTTCCCGGGTATCGGAGGCTGAAGGAAAGCAAATTCATGACCATGTTGTTAAGTTTGGTTTGGATTTTGATGTTTATGTTAGGAACACGTTGATTAATTTGTATGCTGTTTGTGGGAACATGGTGAGTGCGCGCCAGGTGTTTGAGGAAAGTCTTGTGTTGGATTTGGTTTCCTGGAATACTCTTTTGGCTGGTTATGTTAATGTGGGTGATGTTGGCGAGGCGGAATTTGTGTATGACCGGATGCCGGAGAGGAATACTATAGCTTCTAACTCCATGATTGTGTTGTTTGGGAGAAAGGGTTGTGTTGTGAAGGCGCGGAGGCTTTTTGATCGGATTGGAGGGAAGGATATGGTTTCTTGGAGTGCGATGATTTCTTGTTATGAACAGAATGGGATGTGTGAGGAGGCATTGGTTTTGTTTGCGAATATGAATGCTTGTGGGGTTATGGTGGATGAGGTGGTTGTGGTTAGTGCTATCTCTGCTTGTACAAGCCTCTCGGTTGTCTGGATGGGGAGGTCGGTGCATAGTTTGGCGGCCAAAGTAGGGATTCAAGATTATGTTAGCTTTCAGAATGCATTGATACATTTGTACTCAAGCTGTGGGGAGATATTGGATGCTCAGAAACTTTTCAGTGGCGGTGTCTTGTTGGATTTGGTGTCTTGGAACTCTATGATTTCTGGGTATTTGATGTGCGGTTTAATAGAGGATGCTAAGACATTGTTTGATTCCATGGTTGAGAAGGATGTTGTGTCTTGGAGTGCTATGATATCGGGTTATGCTCAACATGGATGTTTCACAGAGGCTGTGGCTTTGTTTCAGGAAATGCAGCTTCTTGGAATTAGGCCGGATGAGACTGCTTTAGTGAGTGTCATCTCAGCCTGCACCCATATGGCTGCTTTGGACTTGGGCAAATGGATTCATGCTTATATAAGTAAAAATAAATTTCAGGTTAATGTCATTCTGGGCACGACACTTATGGATATGTATATGAAATGCGGATGTGTTGAAAATGCGTTAGAGGTTTTCTATGCGATGGAGGAAAAGGGTGTTTCTACCTGGAATGCTCTCATTCTTGGTTTGGCAATGAATGGGTTGGTAGAAAAGTCACTTAACATGTTTGAAGATATGAAAAAAACCAAGACACTTCCTAATGAGATAACATTTATGGGAGTTCTTGGGGCATGTCGACACATGGGCCTAGTGGATGAGGGGCGCCGCTACTTTAGTTCAATGACCCAAGAACACAAGATAGAACCAAATGTTAAACATTATGGATGTGTGGTTGATCTTTTAGGACGTGCAGGTTTGCTTAAAGAAGCAGAGGAACTGATTGAGAGTATGCCAATGACACCTGATGTCGCTACTTGGGGTGCTTTGCTTGGGGCTTGTAGAAAGCACCTTAACAATGAAATGGGAGAGAGGTTAGGAAGGAAACTCATCCAGCTTCAACCTGACCACGACGGTTTCCATGTGTTATTGTCAAATATATATGCTTCAAAAGGAAATTGGGGCGATGTTCTTGAAATTAGGGGAAATATGGCACACCATGGGGTGGTGAAGATACCTGGTTGTAGCGTGATCGAAGCAAATGGAATTGTTCATGAATTCTTAGCTGGAGATAAGACACATCCTCAGATAAATGATATTGAGCATATGTTAGATGTAGTGGCTGCAAAGCTAAAGATTGAGGGCTATGCACCAATCACAAGTGAGGTTTCATTAGACATAGATGAAGAGGAGAAGGAAACTGCCCTTTTCAGCCATAGTGAGAAGCTTGCTGTTGCCTTTGGACTAATCACTATACCCCCACCTGCTCCAATCAGAATAATAAAGAATTTGCGCATATGTAATGATTGTCATACTGTAGTAAAGCTAATCTCCAAAGCATTTGAGCGTGAAATTGTCGTAAGGGATCGTCATCGCTTTCATCACTTTAAGCATGGTTCTTGTTCTTGCTTGGACTTTTGGTAG
- the LOC127084887 gene encoding uncharacterized protein LOC127084887 codes for MLAAIRRFNTVAEQSARLTKFSLQPPKYVEVEFANGSVFKLSAEFLRINSPAVDGKIRSIGGEKVISGRRHVGIMSAEPVGNYGVRLNFDDLHKTGIYSWDYFYHLGSNKFTLMRNYIKTLKKYGLSRDPRGRK; via the exons ATGCTGGCAGCCATTCGAAGATTCAATACTGTGGCAGAACAATCGGCACGCCTAACCAAATTCTCTCTTCAACCCCCAAAATAT GTAGAAGTAGAATTTGCCAATGGTAGTGTATTCAAGTTGTCTGCTGAATTTCTCAGAATAAATAGCCCAGCAGTTGATGgaaaaatcagatcaattggaggtgAAAAG GTGATATCTGGAAGACGTCACGTGGGAATTATGTCTGCGGAACCAGTAGGAAACTATGGGGTAAG GCTCAATTTTGATGACTTGCATAAAACGGGTATTTATTCTTGGGATTATTTCTATCATCTAGGAAGCAACAAGTTTACCCTTATGAGAAATTACATTAAAACACTGAAGAAATACGGGCTTAGTCGAGATCCACGAGGAAGAAAATGA
- the LOC127084885 gene encoding small heat shock protein, chloroplastic — protein MTATLPNMSFYAPTSSCRMNKISNVKLTALSRTRNRTFYNNVKAMATGTGDGKLSPKMKVSQASPRVLLNQFPVARTVQQMMETMDRIVEDPLVYNDGSRWIVVENDDHVKRKNPWLIKEGQDDYKVRFNMPGMNKNDVKVWIEEKMLVVKGEKVATEKINGGQANGNGELSEEHDDWPANSYGRYNHRISLPENIEFEKIKAQVRDGVLYITIPKAKANAKVIGIDVQ, from the exons atgaCGGCAACTCTACCAAATATGAGCTTCTATGCTCCCACTTCATCTTGCAGAATGAACAAAATTTCCAATGTCAAATTGACAGCATTGTCAAGAACAAGGAATAGAACTTTCTACAACAATGTAAAGGCTATGGCAACAGGAACAGGAGATGGAAAATTGTCACCAAAGATGAAGGTGTCGCAAGCTTCACCTAGAG TGTTGTTGAACCAGTTTCCAGTAGCTAGGACAGTGCAACAAATGATGGAAACAATGGATAGGATTGTAGAAGATCCATTGGTGTACAATGACGGTTCCCGATGGATAGTTGTGGAAAATGATGACCATGTTAAGAGAAAAAATCCTTGGCTAATAAAAGAAGGTCAAGATGATTACAAGGTTAGATTCAACATGCCTGGTATGAACAAGAATGATGTTAAGGTATGGATAGAAGAGAAAATGCTGGTTGTGAAAGGTGAAAAAGTAGCTACAGAGAAGATTAATGGAGGTCAAGCAAATGGCAATGGAGAATTAAGTGAAGAACATGACGATTGGCCTGCCAATAGCTATGGCAGGTATAATCATAGGATTTCTCTTCCGGAAAATATCGAGTTTGAGAAAATTAAGGCACAGGTTAGGGATGGTGTTCTTTACATAACAATCCCTAAAGCTAAAGCTAATGCAAAAGTAATTGGCATAGATGTACAATAG
- the LOC127084886 gene encoding small heat shock protein, chloroplastic, whose product MTATLPNMSFYAPTSSCRTNKISNVKLTTLSLRNRTFYNNVKAMAIGTGDEILSPKMKVSQASPRVLLNQFPVARTVQQMDTVDRIVEDPLVYNDGSRWIVVENDEQNKRKFPWLIKEGHKDYKIRFNMPGMNKNDVKVWIEEKMLVVKAEKVATEQHEGQAKSDGELSEEHEDWPTNSYGRYNHRISLPENIEFEKIKAQVKDGVLYITIPKAKASAKVIGIDVQ is encoded by the exons atgaCGGCAACTCTACCAAATATGAGCTTCTATGCTCCCACTTCATCTTGCAGAACGAACAAAATTTCCAATGTCAAATTGACAACATTGTCATTAAGGAATAGAACTTTCTACAACAATGTAAAGGCTATGGCAATAGGAACAGGAGATGAAATATTGTCACCAAAGATGAAGGTGTCACAAGCTTCACCTAGag TGTTGTTGAACCAGTTTCCAGTAGCTAGAACAGTGCAACAAATGGACACAGTGGATAGGATTGTGGAAGATCCATTGGTGTACAATGACGGTTCCCGTTGGATAGTTGTGGAAAATGACGAACAGAATAAGAGAAAATTCCCTTGGCTAATAAAAGAAGGACATAAAGATTACAAGATTAGATTCAACATGCCTGGTATGAACAAGAATGATGTTAAGGTATGGATTGAAGAGAAAATGTTGGTTGTGAAAGCAGAAAAGGTAGCTACAGAGCAACATGAAGGTCAAGCAAAGAGCGATGGAGAGTTAAGTGAAGAACATGAAGACTGGCCTACCAATAGCTATGGTAGGTATAATCATAGAATTTCTCTCCCGGAAAATATCGAGTTTGAGAAAATTAAGGCACAGGTTAAGGATGGTGTTCTTTACATAACAATCCCTAAAGCCAAAGCCAGTGCAAAAGTAATTGGCATAGATGTTCAGTAG
- the LOC127084884 gene encoding uncharacterized protein LOC127084884: protein MNKIFLRYHRFFVFLLLTRVSLTASLPHTHNGHVDSDTARILNQEHGDVHRIHCSRERSRIAWKIIQEYLTPVVEKEKYNISRTCRLHPENDIYRDQEHHKSHIDIYEWQCGYCKKTFYEEKHLDQHFDNRHSNLLNLNESQCLADVCGALHCDHDINSGSKKSKCNPAAAARNKHLCETLADSCFPVNTGPAASRLHEFFLHQFCDAHSCAGSGKPFSRGRRKKKNGFYIAASVFLVTLLLFYYLYIYLYRRGLKRETQMLKRISQAGRKKKPS from the exons ATGAATAAGATTTTCCTTCGGTATCACCGTTTCTTCGTGTTCTTGCTTCTTACAAGGGTTTCTTTAACCGCATCACTCCCACACACTCATAAT GGTCATGTAGATTCAGATACTGCAAG AATTCTGAATCAGGAGCATGGTGATGTTCATCGAATACATTGCTCTAGAGAAAGAAGTAGAATAGCTTGGAAGATCATTCAAGAG TATTTGACGCCAGTTGTGGAGAAAGAAAAATATAATATCTCAAGAACGTGCAGGCTTCACCCTGAAAATGATATATACAGAGATCAGGAACATCATAAATCTCATATAGATATATATGAGTGGCAGTGTGGATACTGTAAGAAAACTTTTTACGAAGAGAAACATCTTGATCAGCATTTTGACAACAGACACTCCAATTTACTTAATTTG AATGAAAGCCAGTGCTTAGCAGATGTATGTGGAGCATTGCACTGTGACCATGACATCAATTCCGGGTCAAAAAAATCAAAGTGCAATCCTGCTGCTGCAGCAAGAAATAAACATCTATGTGAG ACCTTAGCAGATAGTTGTTTTCCGGTTAACACGGGCCCTGCGGCAAGCCGGCTTCACG AATTCTTCTTGCATCAATTCTGTGATGCACACAGCTGCGCTGGAAGTGGGAAGCCTTTCTCCAGAGGGCGCAGG AAAAAGAAAAACGGGTTCTACATTGCTGCCTCCGTTTTTCTTGTGACGCTGCTGTTATTTTACTATCTATACATTTATTTATATCGGAG AGGATTGAAAAGAGAAACTCAAATGCTGAAACGAATCTCACAAGCTGGACGAAAAAAGAAGCCATCTTAA